The following are encoded in a window of Deltaproteobacteria bacterium PRO3 genomic DNA:
- the cysK gene encoding cysteine synthase A, which produces MPRIGKNILELVFNTPMVRIQRLVSDNAAELWGKMESENPAGSVKDRIGLNMILDGEQRGLITPETVIIEPTSGNTGIGLAMTCAARGYRLILTMPETMSQERKLMLRAFGAELVLTPGPKGMRGAIERATELAEKESKVFMPQQFKNPANPEVHRRTTGPEILEALGGVPDVFIAGVGTGGTITGVGEVLKKENPKVRIVAIEPTESPVLSGGKPGPHKIQGIGAGFVPEILNRDVIDEVIQVSYEEAKKVSRALAEKEGIFVGISSGAAIHASIALAEQLGKGKRIVTILPSTGERYLSTGLFDPM; this is translated from the coding sequence ATGCCGCGCATCGGAAAAAACATCCTCGAACTGGTCTTCAACACCCCGATGGTGCGCATCCAGCGCCTGGTCTCGGACAATGCCGCCGAGCTCTGGGGCAAGATGGAAAGCGAAAACCCGGCCGGCAGCGTGAAGGACCGGATCGGCCTCAACATGATCCTCGACGGCGAGCAGCGCGGCCTGATCACCCCCGAGACCGTCATCATCGAGCCGACCAGCGGCAACACCGGCATCGGCCTTGCCATGACCTGCGCCGCGCGGGGCTACCGCCTGATCCTCACCATGCCCGAGACGATGAGCCAGGAGCGCAAGTTGATGCTGCGGGCCTTCGGCGCCGAGCTGGTCTTGACGCCCGGCCCCAAGGGCATGCGCGGCGCCATCGAGCGCGCCACCGAGCTGGCGGAAAAAGAATCGAAGGTCTTCATGCCGCAGCAATTCAAGAACCCCGCCAACCCCGAGGTGCACCGCCGCACCACGGGCCCCGAGATCCTCGAGGCCTTGGGCGGGGTCCCGGACGTCTTCATCGCCGGCGTGGGTACCGGCGGGACGATCACGGGGGTAGGGGAGGTCCTAAAGAAGGAAAATCCCAAAGTCCGCATCGTCGCGATCGAGCCCACCGAGTCCCCGGTCCTCTCCGGCGGCAAGCCCGGCCCGCACAAGATCCAGGGCATCGGCGCCGGCTTCGTCCCCGAAATCCTGAACCGCGACGTGATCGACGAGGTGATCCAGGTCTCCTACGAGGAGGCCAAGAAGGTCAGCCGCGCCCTGGCGGAAAAAGAGGGGATCTTCGTCGGCATCAGCTCGGGCGCGGCGATCCACGCCTCCATCGCCCTCGCGGAGCAGCTGGGCAAGGGGAAGCGCATCGTGACGATCTTGCCCAGCACGGGAGAACGGTATCTGTCCACAGGTCTATTCGACCCGATGTAA
- a CDS encoding HIT domain-containing protein yields MKNLWAPWRKEFILGPREKGCIFCKLPRKKDDRNNLILHRGRHNFIILNRYPYNNGHLMVVPYRHTKDLARLKPAEQAEMVELSGLAVKALEKTMFPQGHNLGINLGAAGGAGIRDHLHLHVVPRWVGDTNWMPVLAETKTMIEYLWETYDRLAPVITKIVRKNKNR; encoded by the coding sequence ATGAAAAACCTCTGGGCGCCCTGGAGAAAAGAATTCATCCTGGGCCCCCGGGAGAAGGGCTGCATTTTCTGCAAGCTGCCGCGCAAGAAGGACGACCGCAACAACCTCATCCTGCACCGCGGCCGGCACAACTTCATCATTCTCAACCGCTACCCTTACAACAACGGCCACCTGATGGTGGTGCCTTACCGGCACACCAAGGACCTGGCGAGGCTCAAGCCCGCGGAACAGGCCGAGATGGTCGAGCTCTCGGGCCTCGCGGTGAAGGCCCTCGAGAAGACTATGTTCCCGCAGGGGCATAATTTAGGGATCAACCTGGGTGCCGCAGGGGGCGCCGGGATCCGGGACCACCTGCACCTGCACGTCGTCCCGCGCTGGGTGGGGGACACCAATTGGATGCCGGTCCTGGCCGAGACCAAGACCATGATCGAGTATTTGTGGGAGACCTACGACCGGCTCGCACCCGTGATCACTAAGATCGTCCGAAAGAACAAAAACCGATAG
- a CDS encoding integration host factor subunit beta → MNKSDLVEILTEQLKTLSRKEVDLIVDTVFDKMTESLSKGDRIEIRGFGSFEVRTRQARQGRNPKSGEKVFVTTRRVPFFKVGKELKERINGGPEAEGAEPKQKVSGE, encoded by the coding sequence ATGAACAAAAGCGATCTGGTCGAAATCCTGACCGAGCAACTGAAGACGCTCTCCCGCAAGGAAGTCGATCTCATCGTCGACACCGTCTTCGACAAGATGACCGAGTCTCTCAGCAAGGGCGACCGCATCGAGATCCGCGGCTTCGGCAGCTTCGAGGTGCGCACCCGGCAGGCCCGGCAAGGCCGCAACCCCAAGAGCGGCGAGAAGGTCTTCGTCACCACGCGCCGCGTCCCCTTCTTCAAGGTCGGCAAAGAATTGAAAGAACGCATCAACGGCGGGCCCGAGGCCGAAGGCGCCGAGCCCAAGCAAAAGGTGAGCGGCGAATGA
- a CDS encoding LapA family protein encodes MAIWRFVKVILAALIIFVIANFFITNSTSQSQSLATLVSFKFNMPPFLYLESIDFPVGYLLIISFTLGMLFAALIGAVNAFTRSREVKMKNKTIRELEKEIDELRDSLAREKNVLPEVKLSEELNRLPEQPEIH; translated from the coding sequence ATGGCCATCTGGCGTTTTGTCAAAGTCATCCTCGCGGCGCTCATCATCTTCGTCATCGCCAATTTCTTCATCACCAACTCGACCTCCCAGTCGCAGAGCCTGGCGACGCTGGTGAGCTTCAAGTTCAACATGCCGCCCTTCCTGTACCTCGAGTCCATCGACTTCCCGGTCGGCTACCTGCTCATCATCAGCTTCACCTTGGGCATGCTGTTCGCGGCCCTGATTGGCGCGGTCAACGCCTTCACCCGCTCCCGCGAGGTCAAGATGAAGAACAAGACTATCCGCGAGCTCGAAAAGGAAATCGACGAGCTGCGCGACTCCCTGGCCCGCGAGAAGAACGTCCTCCCCGAGGTCAAGCTCTCCGAAGAGCTCAACCGCCTGCCCGAGCAACCCGAAATTCATTAA
- a CDS encoding 30S ribosomal protein S1: MQNQIEDFGALFEESLKKHPLNEGELVKGTVVKVTRDYVMVDIGFKSEGQINIDEFRNLDGEVTVQPGDKVDVVFEAAEDESGMVVLSKEKADALQAWDKLAEVEKENGIIEGVIINKIKGGMVVNVGGVRAFLPGSQIDLKPVKSLDRLIGKKFRFKILKLNKAKGNVVLSRRAILELEREVQKAELLKNIAEGQVVEGQVKNITDYGAFIDLGGIDGLLHITDMTWGRINHPSEVVALGQTLKVVVLKFDQDSHKVSLGLKQLLPDPWESVPEKYTVGTRLKGKVVNVTDYGAFVELEEGVEGLVHVSEMSWLKKVKHPSKIVNVGDFIEAVVLDFDSNSRRISLGMKQIEPNPWSQLQQKYPLGSRVKGVVKNVTDFGVFIGIEEGIDGLVHVSDFSWAHKAKHPSEIYQKGQEVEAVVLNIDQENERFSLGVKQLDEDPFQKIIRGFAPGSHVKGKVTAVENHGVSLDMGDEVQGFIPNKELDGESPAVGDEIEAQVTNIDDKEHRVVLSIRAYHKSTEKQALEDFRAKQGDATATLSDVLSKN; this comes from the coding sequence ATGCAAAATCAAATCGAAGACTTTGGGGCTCTTTTTGAAGAATCCCTTAAAAAACATCCCCTTAACGAGGGCGAACTCGTTAAAGGCACCGTGGTCAAGGTCACTCGCGACTATGTCATGGTCGACATCGGCTTCAAGTCGGAGGGGCAGATCAACATCGACGAATTTCGCAATCTGGACGGAGAAGTCACGGTCCAACCCGGTGATAAGGTGGATGTGGTCTTTGAGGCCGCGGAAGACGAATCCGGCATGGTCGTACTCAGCAAGGAGAAGGCGGACGCCCTCCAGGCCTGGGACAAGCTGGCCGAGGTCGAAAAAGAAAACGGCATCATCGAAGGCGTCATCATCAACAAGATCAAGGGCGGCATGGTCGTCAACGTGGGCGGCGTGCGCGCCTTCCTCCCGGGCTCGCAGATCGACCTCAAGCCGGTCAAAAGCCTCGACCGGCTGATCGGCAAAAAGTTCCGCTTCAAGATCCTCAAGCTCAACAAGGCCAAGGGCAACGTCGTGTTGTCCCGCCGCGCCATCCTCGAGCTGGAGCGCGAGGTGCAAAAGGCCGAGCTGCTCAAGAATATCGCCGAAGGGCAGGTGGTCGAGGGCCAAGTCAAAAACATCACCGACTACGGCGCCTTCATCGACTTGGGCGGCATCGACGGCTTGCTGCACATCACCGACATGACCTGGGGCCGCATCAACCACCCCTCCGAGGTCGTCGCGCTGGGCCAAACCCTCAAGGTCGTCGTCCTCAAGTTCGACCAGGACAGCCACAAGGTCAGCCTGGGCTTAAAGCAGCTGCTCCCCGATCCTTGGGAGAGCGTCCCCGAAAAATACACCGTCGGGACGCGGCTTAAAGGCAAAGTCGTCAACGTCACGGATTACGGCGCCTTCGTCGAGCTCGAAGAGGGAGTCGAGGGCCTGGTGCACGTCAGCGAGATGAGCTGGCTCAAGAAGGTGAAGCACCCCTCCAAAATCGTCAACGTCGGCGACTTCATCGAGGCGGTCGTCCTCGACTTCGACTCCAACAGCCGCCGCATCTCACTCGGCATGAAGCAGATCGAGCCCAACCCCTGGAGCCAGCTGCAGCAGAAGTACCCGCTCGGCTCGCGGGTCAAGGGCGTGGTCAAAAACGTCACCGACTTCGGCGTCTTCATCGGCATCGAAGAGGGCATCGACGGCCTGGTGCACGTCAGCGACTTCTCCTGGGCCCACAAGGCCAAACACCCCTCCGAGATCTATCAGAAGGGCCAAGAGGTCGAGGCTGTGGTGCTCAACATCGACCAAGAAAACGAACGCTTCTCCCTGGGCGTCAAGCAGCTCGACGAAGACCCCTTCCAGAAGATCATCCGGGGTTTCGCGCCCGGCAGCCACGTCAAGGGCAAGGTCACCGCGGTCGAAAACCACGGCGTCAGCCTCGACATGGGCGACGAGGTCCAAGGCTTCATCCCCAACAAAGAGCTCGACGGCGAGTCTCCGGCGGTGGGCGACGAGATCGAGGCCCAGGTCACGAACATCGACGACAAGGAACATCGCGTGGTGCTCAGCATCCGCGCCTACCACAAGTCGACCGAGAAGCAGGCCCTCGAGGACTTCCGCGCCAAGCAGGGCGACGCTACGGCGACCCTGTCGGACGTCTTGTCGAAGAATTAA
- the sppA gene encoding signal peptide peptidase SppA: protein MKGKSFWLFILSFALVGLSAAMFLLAIALVSEGEGGSIFGKNSLAVVEIKGGIFDPKETLDELNRVYKNDDLKALILRIDSPGGAVSPSQEIYQAVLRVKEKKKVIVSMGTVAASGGYYIAAAADKIVALPGTITGSIGVLMDYANIEQLLSFLKVRAEVLKSGKMKDVGSPLRELTPEDRAYLQNILEDMHRQFKEAVAKGRNLPIEEVDKLADGRVFTGEQAQKLKLVDELGGQQRAVDLAKEMLGWTEEPELHYPKKKKPGLFEILADEQVESRLLKWIYFLREGRALYWTKGIMP from the coding sequence ATGAAGGGAAAAAGCTTCTGGCTGTTCATTCTCAGTTTCGCCCTCGTCGGCCTGTCGGCGGCGATGTTCCTCCTCGCCATCGCCCTGGTCTCGGAGGGGGAGGGCGGCTCGATCTTCGGCAAAAATTCCCTGGCCGTGGTCGAGATCAAGGGCGGCATCTTCGACCCGAAGGAGACCCTGGACGAGCTCAATCGGGTCTATAAAAACGACGACCTGAAGGCCTTGATCCTGCGAATCGATTCTCCGGGCGGGGCGGTGAGCCCCTCGCAAGAGATCTACCAGGCGGTCCTTCGGGTGAAGGAGAAGAAAAAGGTCATCGTCTCGATGGGGACGGTGGCGGCGTCGGGCGGCTATTACATCGCGGCCGCGGCCGACAAGATCGTCGCCCTTCCGGGCACGATCACCGGCAGCATCGGCGTCCTGATGGATTACGCCAACATCGAGCAGCTCTTGAGCTTCCTCAAGGTGCGCGCCGAGGTGCTCAAGTCGGGCAAGATGAAAGACGTCGGCAGCCCGCTGCGTGAGCTGACGCCCGAGGACAGGGCCTACTTGCAGAACATCCTCGAGGACATGCACCGCCAATTCAAGGAGGCGGTGGCGAAAGGGCGCAATCTCCCGATCGAGGAGGTCGACAAGCTGGCCGACGGCCGCGTCTTCACGGGCGAGCAGGCGCAAAAGCTCAAGCTGGTCGACGAGCTGGGCGGCCAGCAAAGGGCGGTCGACCTGGCCAAGGAAATGCTGGGTTGGACGGAGGAGCCCGAGCTCCACTACCCGAAGAAGAAAAAGCCCGGTCTCTTCGAAATCCTGGCCGACGAGCAGGTCGAGTCCCGGCTGCTGAAATGGATTTACTTCCTGCGCGAGGGTCGCGCACTTTATTGGACAAAGGGGATCATGCCATGA